In Triticum urartu cultivar G1812 chromosome 6, Tu2.1, whole genome shotgun sequence, the following proteins share a genomic window:
- the LOC125516805 gene encoding homeobox protein knotted-1-like 2 isoform X2: MSFHYPDHGLAMDAAAAAASSPNPSFSPGGGGGEREKAAIAAHPLYERLLEAHVACLRVATPVDQLPRIDAQIAARPPPLAAAAAAAGGPSGGEELDLFMTHYVLLLCSFKEQLQQHVRVHAMEAVMGCWELEQSLQSLTGASPGEGTGATMSDDEDNQVDSEANMFDGNDGSDGMGFGPLILTEGERSLIERVRHELKSELKQGYKEKLVDIREEIMRKRRAGKLPGDTAATLKAWWQAHSKWPYPTEDDKARLVQETGLQLKQINNWFINQRKRNWHSSNTASSSEKTKKKR; the protein is encoded by the exons ATGTCGTTCCACTACCCGGACCACGGGCTCGCGATGGACGCGGCGGcggccgccgcctcgtcgccaAACCCTAGCTTCTcacccggcggcggcggcggggagaggGAGAAGGCGGCCATCGCGGCCCACCCGCTGTACGAGCGGCTCCTGGAGGCCCACGTCGCCTGCCTCCGCGTCGCCACCCCCGTCGACCAGCTCCCCCGCATCGACGCGCAGATCGCGGCCCGCCCGCccccgctcgccgccgccgccgcggccgcggGCGGGCCCTCCGGTGGCGAGGAGCTCGACCTCTTCATG ACACATTATGTATTGCTTCTCTGTTCATTTAAAGAACAACTCCAGCAGCATGTACGTGTTCATGCAATGGAAGCAGTGATGGGTTGTTGGGAGCTTGAACAATCCTTACAAAGTCTAACAG GGGCATCTCCTGGTGAAGGCACTGGGGCGACTATGTCTGATGATGAAGATAACCAGGTCGATAGTGAGGCCAACATGTTTGATGGAAACGATGGGTCAGATGGTATGGGCTTTGGTCCCCTGATATTGACCGAGGGTGAACGGTCTTTGATTGAACGTGTTCGACATGAGCTGAAGAGTGAGCTTAAACAG GGGTACAAAGAAAAGCTGGTTGATATCAGGGAGGAGATCATGCGCAAGAGGAGAGCTGGTAAACTTCCCGGGGATACTGCAGCTACATTGAAAGCCTGGTGGCAAGCTCATTCCAAGTGGCCGTACCCTACC GAAGACGACAAGGCTCGCCTGGTGCAGGAGACGGGGTTACAACTGAAGCAGATTAACAATTGGTTCATCAACCAACGCAAAAGGAACTGGCACAGCAGCAACACAGCTTCCTCTAGCGAAAAGACCAAGAAGAAAAG GTAA
- the LOC125516805 gene encoding homeobox protein knotted-1-like 2 isoform X1, with translation MSFHYPDHGLAMDAAAAAASSPNPSFSPGGGGGEREKAAIAAHPLYERLLEAHVACLRVATPVDQLPRIDAQIAARPPPLAAAAAAAGGPSGGEELDLFMTHYVLLLCSFKEQLQQHVRVHAMEAVMGCWELEQSLQSLTGASPGEGTGATMSDDEDNQVDSEANMFDGNDGSDGMGFGPLILTEGERSLIERVRHELKSELKQGYKEKLVDIREEIMRKRRAGKLPGDTAATLKAWWQAHSKWPYPTEDDKARLVQETGLQLKQINNWFINQRKRNWHSSNTASSSEKTKKKRNVTGNDGTEQSW, from the exons ATGTCGTTCCACTACCCGGACCACGGGCTCGCGATGGACGCGGCGGcggccgccgcctcgtcgccaAACCCTAGCTTCTcacccggcggcggcggcggggagaggGAGAAGGCGGCCATCGCGGCCCACCCGCTGTACGAGCGGCTCCTGGAGGCCCACGTCGCCTGCCTCCGCGTCGCCACCCCCGTCGACCAGCTCCCCCGCATCGACGCGCAGATCGCGGCCCGCCCGCccccgctcgccgccgccgccgcggccgcggGCGGGCCCTCCGGTGGCGAGGAGCTCGACCTCTTCATG ACACATTATGTATTGCTTCTCTGTTCATTTAAAGAACAACTCCAGCAGCATGTACGTGTTCATGCAATGGAAGCAGTGATGGGTTGTTGGGAGCTTGAACAATCCTTACAAAGTCTAACAG GGGCATCTCCTGGTGAAGGCACTGGGGCGACTATGTCTGATGATGAAGATAACCAGGTCGATAGTGAGGCCAACATGTTTGATGGAAACGATGGGTCAGATGGTATGGGCTTTGGTCCCCTGATATTGACCGAGGGTGAACGGTCTTTGATTGAACGTGTTCGACATGAGCTGAAGAGTGAGCTTAAACAG GGGTACAAAGAAAAGCTGGTTGATATCAGGGAGGAGATCATGCGCAAGAGGAGAGCTGGTAAACTTCCCGGGGATACTGCAGCTACATTGAAAGCCTGGTGGCAAGCTCATTCCAAGTGGCCGTACCCTACC GAAGACGACAAGGCTCGCCTGGTGCAGGAGACGGGGTTACAACTGAAGCAGATTAACAATTGGTTCATCAACCAACGCAAAAGGAACTGGCACAGCAGCAACACAGCTTCCTCTAGCGAAAAGACCAAGAAGAAAAG AAACGTTACAGGTAATGACGGCACGGAGCAATCGTGGTAG